A genomic segment from Gracilimonas sediminicola encodes:
- a CDS encoding peroxiredoxin family protein translates to MRHFALYSIVALVWLTAACSNEPQELKTVVKGTFTVADSVDDSNDFSGIGVTIVFRDSANAKTDTLFHELTNEAGTFMGNVTFPEKSYYNMIISRNETNLGNLGVILAAGDTLTVTGELPGLNETIEVSSREHEAMETLARVNRGFQRIGAFARSGAIPDSQIIDEVKKWSDLYWEVFEKHENTFAAYLAAEKSVQILSSFDQNTMLERIDAALPNDYTVSVALNLAKPYIAQTKGFDAASNYLDSLVQISGDESVKEAIKRDKIMMYFDSSRVKEAKTLLNSYEEQYTGSGSKKWARRIRYDLNYLAPGVQAPDFSFVTLAGDTVSNSSLNGDVYILEISPLANPEYQNDYDRTVIIHEIYKNYGLKIFTIPLDESRLTVEGFFEDRRKVWSVAEIGSFDVQNIIQKFNVVQVPTRFLIDENGVLIRKYERGEFEEVIQGLNKAFDNSNSPS, encoded by the coding sequence ATGAGACATTTCGCACTTTATTCTATCGTTGCTTTAGTTTGGTTAACGGCCGCTTGTTCTAACGAGCCCCAAGAGCTGAAAACCGTTGTAAAAGGCACCTTTACGGTAGCTGATTCCGTTGACGACAGTAATGACTTTTCCGGTATCGGAGTTACTATTGTATTCCGCGATTCTGCCAATGCAAAGACTGATACCCTGTTCCATGAGCTTACGAATGAAGCAGGCACTTTTATGGGTAACGTTACTTTCCCTGAGAAAAGTTATTACAACATGATCATCAGCAGGAATGAGACCAATCTTGGTAATTTAGGGGTAATTCTGGCTGCCGGTGATACGCTGACGGTTACCGGAGAGCTTCCGGGCCTGAACGAAACGATTGAGGTTAGCTCCCGCGAGCATGAAGCCATGGAAACGTTAGCCCGTGTAAATCGTGGGTTTCAGCGAATAGGTGCTTTTGCCAGAAGCGGAGCTATCCCTGACTCTCAAATTATTGATGAGGTAAAAAAATGGTCGGACCTGTACTGGGAAGTGTTTGAAAAGCATGAGAATACATTTGCGGCTTATTTGGCAGCTGAAAAATCGGTTCAGATCTTAAGCAGTTTTGACCAGAACACGATGTTAGAAAGGATTGATGCCGCACTTCCAAATGACTACACGGTATCGGTTGCATTGAATCTCGCCAAGCCGTACATCGCACAGACCAAAGGATTTGATGCCGCTTCCAATTACCTGGATTCGCTGGTGCAGATTTCGGGTGATGAATCGGTTAAGGAAGCCATTAAGCGGGATAAAATTATGATGTATTTTGACAGTTCCCGCGTGAAGGAAGCCAAAACACTGCTCAACAGCTATGAAGAACAGTACACCGGCTCCGGTTCTAAAAAGTGGGCCCGCCGAATTCGTTACGACCTGAATTACCTGGCTCCGGGCGTTCAGGCTCCCGACTTTTCATTTGTAACGCTGGCCGGTGATACGGTAAGTAATTCCTCTCTGAATGGGGATGTGTACATTTTGGAAATATCTCCTCTGGCCAACCCTGAGTATCAGAACGACTACGATCGTACCGTGATCATTCATGAAATTTATAAAAACTATGGGCTGAAGATCTTCACCATCCCGCTGGATGAAAGCCGGCTCACCGTAGAAGGATTTTTTGAAGACCGACGCAAGGTATGGTCGGTAGCCGAAATCGGTTCATTCGATGTTCAGAATATCATACAGAAATTCAATGTAGTCCAGGTGCCCACCCGGTTCCTGATTGACGAAAACGGAGTCCTGATCCGCAAGTACGAACGCGGCGAATTTGAGGAAGTAATTCAGGGATTGAACAAAGCATTTGATAACAGTAACTCACCAAGCTAA
- a CDS encoding histidine kinase dimerization/phosphoacceptor domain -containing protein — protein MKNLIEKYRLVSSLLIGTVLSILVVLLWFGNQKIIHQSQKSKVKETAQLVTLQFKKAVQENINTLLNLKNRLEITSGGYFEYWKQDAGRIVSQDPSFLFIEWIDSSMVIQQVEPEQGNEEAIGLDISKLDYRRIDWLQTKNDSTVNFTHWLGLVQGPQAFLLDAPIYYGGEFHGTITAGMNFTSQFDLAMQGVDQYHVKVIDDKGTLFYQYGDDTKAKGYSDFVVENPIELSNTNSGSWNVHVYPNALFDAENRSLGAYLNLGLGLALSWLISVIFYFMQTAFIARKSSRQANDKIRALIESSPMAIYTIDTDGIVRDFWNKAAEDMLGWSQKEAIGTFLPHVGEELKEDFHRLMSINFKNGEIKNKEIVRYRKDGSPIHMRVSASHIVGNSSESKQMLIIAEDITTEAEYKEQLENSVHEKEVLLSEVHHRVKNNLAIIAGLIELQKEGLSDEKLKLILKETQNRIYSISGVHELLYNTDSFTDITFGEYAVKLIDRIRDMFDSADKNIVIEHQFDSRRLNINQAIPLGLLVNELITNSFKHAFNGRNNGRIFISLKENGDQIEVVYEDDGKGFDKDIFDESNTLGVTLIKTLIDQLTANYEIESDNGFKFSFSFEVKGKGAHSNL, from the coding sequence TTGAAAAATTTAATAGAAAAATATAGGTTAGTAAGCTCTTTACTTATAGGTACAGTGCTGAGCATTTTAGTTGTTTTGCTTTGGTTTGGGAATCAAAAAATCATCCACCAAAGTCAAAAAAGTAAGGTTAAGGAAACGGCACAACTTGTAACACTTCAGTTTAAAAAAGCCGTTCAGGAGAATATCAATACACTCCTTAATCTTAAAAACCGATTAGAAATTACCAGCGGGGGCTATTTCGAATATTGGAAACAAGATGCGGGACGTATCGTCTCACAAGACCCATCTTTCCTGTTTATTGAGTGGATTGACAGCTCCATGGTTATTCAACAGGTTGAACCAGAACAAGGAAATGAAGAAGCAATTGGGCTTGATATCTCCAAGCTTGACTACCGAAGAATTGACTGGCTTCAAACCAAAAATGATTCTACCGTAAACTTTACGCATTGGCTTGGTTTAGTGCAGGGGCCTCAGGCTTTTTTGTTAGACGCCCCCATCTATTACGGTGGAGAATTTCATGGCACCATTACTGCCGGCATGAACTTTACTTCACAATTTGATCTGGCTATGCAAGGGGTAGATCAGTACCATGTGAAGGTTATAGACGATAAAGGAACGCTCTTTTACCAATATGGAGATGACACCAAAGCAAAGGGATATTCTGATTTTGTAGTTGAAAATCCTATCGAGCTTAGTAACACAAATTCCGGTTCCTGGAATGTTCATGTGTATCCTAATGCTTTATTCGATGCTGAAAACAGGTCGTTGGGGGCATATCTGAACCTTGGGCTTGGCCTTGCTTTAAGCTGGCTTATATCAGTTATCTTTTATTTTATGCAAACGGCCTTTATAGCCCGGAAATCATCCCGGCAGGCAAACGACAAAATTCGGGCGCTCATAGAATCTTCACCGATGGCAATTTATACCATAGATACGGATGGAATAGTCAGAGACTTTTGGAATAAGGCAGCCGAGGATATGCTGGGTTGGAGCCAGAAAGAGGCAATTGGTACATTTTTACCACACGTGGGGGAAGAATTGAAGGAGGATTTCCACCGGTTGATGTCAATCAATTTCAAAAATGGGGAAATCAAGAATAAAGAGATTGTACGGTATCGTAAAGATGGGTCTCCCATTCATATGAGAGTGAGCGCCAGCCATATTGTAGGTAATAGCAGTGAGAGCAAACAAATGCTGATAATTGCTGAGGACATAACAACAGAAGCAGAATATAAAGAACAGCTTGAGAACTCTGTTCATGAAAAAGAAGTGTTGCTTTCGGAGGTCCACCACCGGGTAAAAAATAACCTCGCCATTATTGCGGGTCTCATTGAACTACAGAAGGAGGGTTTATCTGATGAAAAGCTGAAGCTTATTTTAAAAGAAACACAAAACCGGATTTACTCCATTTCCGGCGTGCATGAATTGTTGTACAATACCGATAGCTTCACAGATATCACCTTTGGAGAATATGCCGTCAAACTGATTGATCGGATTAGAGATATGTTTGACAGTGCAGATAAAAATATAGTTATAGAGCATCAGTTTGATTCCCGTCGCCTGAATATAAATCAGGCCATCCCATTAGGGTTGCTGGTGAACGAGTTGATAACGAATTCATTCAAACACGCTTTCAATGGCCGGAATAATGGCAGAATCTTCATCAGCCTGAAAGAGAATGGAGACCAGATCGAAGTAGTATATGAGGATGACGGAAAGGGATTTGATAAAGATATTTTTGATGAATCAAATACGCTTGGGGTTACCCTCATCAAGACATTAATAGATCAGCTTACTGCCAACTACGAAATAGAGTCAGATAACGGTTTTAAATTTTCCTTTTCATTTGAGGTAAAAGGCAAAGGGGCGCATTCGAATTTGTAG
- a CDS encoding dienelactone hydrolase family protein has translation MKSALLSIFAFLLSVSVFAQDYAIQQLENSPRHHEWVTIESNDRTLHNFVVYPETSEPAPVVIVIHENRGLNDWARSFTDQLAGEGFIAIAPDLISNTVEGIEKTSDFETSDAARQAIYSLEPDFVTADLMNVLEYAKTIKAGNGSFAVAGFCWGGSQSFRFATNAGEAIDAAFVFYGTGPDTEQAYSNIEVPVYGFYGGDDQRVNSTIERSESAMEKFGKTYKYEIYEGAGHAFMRRGDDPEATSDDPNVIARNKSWDRLVTLLSDL, from the coding sequence ATGAAATCTGCTCTTCTTTCCATTTTCGCATTTCTTTTGTCTGTATCAGTTTTTGCCCAGGATTATGCCATCCAGCAGCTGGAAAACTCACCCCGACATCACGAATGGGTGACGATCGAATCCAATGACCGGACATTGCACAACTTTGTGGTTTATCCGGAAACATCAGAGCCCGCTCCGGTAGTAATTGTCATCCATGAAAACCGCGGACTAAACGACTGGGCGCGAAGTTTTACTGATCAGCTGGCCGGTGAAGGTTTTATAGCTATTGCACCTGATTTAATTTCAAATACCGTTGAAGGCATCGAGAAAACAAGCGACTTTGAAACTTCGGATGCTGCCCGTCAGGCCATCTACAGCCTTGAACCTGATTTTGTAACTGCCGACCTGATGAACGTACTCGAATACGCCAAAACTATCAAAGCAGGAAATGGATCTTTTGCCGTAGCCGGCTTTTGCTGGGGCGGTTCACAGTCCTTCCGCTTTGCCACCAATGCCGGAGAGGCCATCGATGCGGCTTTTGTCTTCTATGGAACCGGTCCCGATACCGAGCAAGCCTACAGCAACATAGAGGTTCCCGTATATGGGTTCTATGGCGGCGATGACCAGCGCGTGAATTCTACCATAGAACGGTCAGAATCTGCCATGGAGAAGTTTGGCAAAACCTATAAGTATGAAATTTACGAGGGCGCCGGGCATGCTTTTATGCGGCGCGGAGATGACCCTGAAGCAACTTCTGACGATCCGAATGTAATAGCACGAAATAAATCTTGGGATCGGCTGGTTACTCTGTTGAGTGATCTTTAA
- a CDS encoding T9SS type A sorting domain-containing protein, translating to MKKCLLILSLALFGSTLSFGQTTIKEAYFHELKGLEDSSGVTHLFYRLRVDEVNRFECNDKVETYYMTTNNVYHYSPDTSDTTKFLSYMGESCTGNETRYILDYQFYSNNPDKWISNISYGYVFGINDHLGNILSFNYPIVIKEIGGSEKDQLIPDEFLLSPNGDSLYVRTGSHTNIPFSGNGEEWPVFENYDEAIHYADSVAIEWNIIDIHPTVDSLYFGKGGSGHLYRSTNYTGNFKLADSSGSHTKLAFDADSSTIYSLVTVRQNSEYKRKLLISENLGVADSWSQLSIPETETRFEFITTDREVPNQVLLADSNIVYLSDNAWESFNVVYNSEDAITGLYKKPNSNLLYVLTRKELLEVNIQTKSVTSLKQIPVSNEVNQNGIPKQVILSQNYPNPFNPITVISYQLTANSLVQLEVFDVTGRKVAVLVNGERKAAGSHQVTFEAGNLASGVYFYRLETAGQTLTQKMLLVK from the coding sequence ATGAAGAAGTGCCTACTCATACTTTCTTTGGCGTTATTTGGAAGCACGCTTTCCTTCGGGCAGACTACAATTAAAGAAGCTTATTTCCATGAGCTGAAAGGTCTGGAAGATTCGAGTGGAGTAACACATTTGTTTTACAGATTAAGAGTCGATGAAGTGAATAGGTTTGAATGTAATGACAAGGTTGAAACCTATTATATGACAACTAATAATGTTTATCACTATTCACCCGATACAAGTGACACCACTAAATTTTTAAGCTATATGGGTGAATCTTGTACGGGCAACGAAACAAGATATATCCTGGACTACCAGTTTTATAGCAATAACCCTGACAAATGGATTTCCAATATTTCCTATGGATATGTATTTGGAATAAATGACCACTTAGGAAATATCTTGAGTTTCAATTATCCTATAGTAATTAAAGAAATAGGAGGCTCCGAAAAGGATCAACTAATACCAGACGAGTTTCTACTTTCCCCAAATGGTGATTCTCTCTATGTCAGAACCGGTTCTCACACAAATATTCCTTTCTCTGGAAATGGTGAAGAGTGGCCTGTTTTTGAAAATTATGATGAAGCGATACATTATGCTGACTCTGTAGCCATTGAATGGAATATAATTGATATCCATCCAACAGTTGATTCTCTTTATTTTGGTAAAGGAGGTAGTGGACATCTTTACAGAAGTACTAATTATACCGGAAATTTCAAACTGGCTGATTCTTCAGGATCGCATACAAAATTAGCGTTTGATGCCGACTCTTCAACCATCTATTCATTAGTTACGGTCAGGCAGAATTCAGAATATAAACGAAAACTTTTGATCTCTGAAAACCTTGGAGTTGCAGATTCCTGGAGCCAATTATCAATTCCAGAAACAGAAACAAGATTTGAGTTTATTACTACTGATCGTGAAGTTCCAAATCAGGTTCTATTGGCAGATTCAAATATTGTTTACTTGTCAGATAATGCCTGGGAAAGCTTTAATGTGGTTTATAATTCTGAGGATGCAATCACCGGCCTCTACAAAAAACCAAATTCAAATCTGCTGTATGTTTTAACCCGAAAAGAACTTTTGGAAGTTAATATCCAAACCAAATCGGTTACTTCCCTGAAACAAATTCCCGTTAGTAACGAGGTCAATCAAAATGGTATCCCCAAACAAGTAATCCTAAGCCAAAACTACCCCAACCCCTTCAACCCGATTACAGTAATCAGTTATCAGTTGACAGCGAACAGTTTGGTGCAGCTTGAGGTGTTTGATGTAACCGGGCGAAAAGTGGCTGTTTTAGTAAATGGAGAACGGAAAGCAGCAGGAAGCCATCAGGTTACGTTTGAGGCTGGGAATCTTGCTTCAGGAGTTTATTTCTATCGTCTGGAAACAGCCGGACAAACACTCACCCAAAAAATGCTGTTGGTGAAATGA
- a CDS encoding T9SS type A sorting domain-containing protein — protein sequence MKKFLLLTTTLLLFTSMSFGQEKRVPEVPTAPQLQPKSFPVHVSDKLNNSELVQRLRAESSTRPNRNKSMLIVDEEGDERSFFVYNFTNESFTARDFRLIKKGNLTQIWFEISEIENGHLNESVADSMFKYLEEESNSFSFNPNKGIIELSNEYLGDPPNYDGDNLVDFLITDIKDGWTESGGGGYTAGFFYGVDQNTDPGPGGSYRSNERDVLYIDSYPGIYSNGEADATRPLGTLSHEYQHLIHYRYNSIQSELTFINEAQSNFASLLSGYFPHSSYGSYLAETNVPLFQWNSGGNTLPDYGRAASFASYMWDQLGFENSGALTKNPASGRTGIVSTFNNLEAPFTFEEFLVNWGVANLINQEQVDDRFGYGHPFLTNLRVPVSYEDPDISSKTYEVESGAIEYIGFQQAQDFEISVTAGNTEVGEIRVITKSGTNTEVHVLNSGETFTTPAGEVFDNTYIMLVNTDTEYQTSDPVTFTVNSSGEQTYNLTTSSTYTEASTYYWALPYYNSSNVGRLGFSNEFTIGFDALVHSLELYVVGGQNTDGEPIEVKGQGTLRIAAYSDNNGAPGQALAADSIDFSQIGTGWQTFNVTDWDLVLEQGDVIHIVYELIVPTVDSDVNSIPLRLDDGRGVQNVTNIITQKGPLQFNRIFEYEEDTNGDGQPDQTVGQHGVWNNLVLAEAIVTNTETENSQPDKFRLSQNYPNPFNPTTNINFSLPKTTDVQLTVYSMLGRKVATLVNSTLPAGDHSISWDAQDLASGLYIYTIQAGDFSQTKKMVFMK from the coding sequence ATGAAGAAATTTTTACTTCTCACGACCACATTACTGCTATTCACCTCAATGTCTTTCGGGCAAGAAAAACGAGTACCGGAAGTACCAACCGCTCCTCAGCTTCAACCGAAAAGCTTCCCGGTCCATGTCAGTGATAAACTGAACAACAGTGAACTGGTGCAACGTTTACGGGCAGAATCCTCAACCCGGCCGAATCGCAACAAATCCATGCTTATAGTTGATGAAGAGGGTGATGAGCGGTCTTTCTTCGTTTATAATTTTACAAATGAGTCATTTACAGCGCGTGACTTTCGACTCATCAAAAAAGGCAATTTGACTCAAATCTGGTTTGAAATCTCTGAAATTGAGAATGGACACCTGAATGAATCGGTAGCCGATAGCATGTTTAAGTATCTTGAGGAAGAGTCCAATTCGTTTTCTTTTAATCCCAACAAGGGAATTATTGAATTGAGTAACGAATACCTCGGAGATCCACCAAATTATGATGGTGATAACCTCGTGGATTTCCTTATCACTGATATAAAAGACGGCTGGACAGAATCAGGTGGCGGAGGTTACACCGCTGGATTCTTTTATGGGGTAGATCAAAATACAGACCCCGGTCCCGGAGGAAGTTATCGCTCCAACGAACGGGATGTACTGTATATCGATTCATACCCCGGGATTTATAGTAACGGAGAAGCAGACGCAACCCGGCCTTTGGGAACCTTATCGCATGAATATCAGCACTTGATCCACTACAGGTACAATTCTATTCAATCAGAACTGACTTTCATTAATGAGGCACAATCCAATTTTGCCTCTCTATTGAGCGGGTATTTTCCACATTCAAGCTACGGCAGCTATCTGGCTGAAACCAATGTGCCCTTGTTCCAGTGGAACTCCGGTGGAAACACTTTGCCTGATTACGGACGTGCTGCATCGTTCGCAAGCTATATGTGGGACCAGCTTGGATTTGAGAATTCGGGAGCACTTACTAAAAACCCAGCAAGTGGCCGTACCGGCATTGTTAGCACATTCAATAACCTTGAGGCTCCCTTTACCTTCGAAGAATTTTTAGTGAATTGGGGGGTCGCTAACCTTATTAACCAAGAGCAGGTAGATGACAGGTTTGGATACGGACATCCATTTCTTACTAATCTTCGTGTTCCTGTCAGTTATGAAGACCCTGATATTTCTTCAAAAACATATGAAGTAGAGAGTGGGGCGATTGAATATATCGGTTTTCAACAAGCTCAGGATTTCGAGATTTCAGTGACAGCGGGAAATACAGAGGTTGGTGAAATTCGAGTAATAACAAAATCCGGCACTAATACTGAAGTACATGTGCTTAATAGTGGAGAGACTTTCACAACACCAGCCGGAGAAGTTTTTGACAACACATACATTATGCTTGTCAATACCGACACGGAGTACCAAACCAGTGACCCTGTAACCTTTACCGTTAACTCTTCCGGTGAACAAACCTATAATCTCACTACGTCCAGCACATATACTGAAGCCTCAACCTACTATTGGGCACTGCCTTATTATAATTCTTCAAATGTTGGCCGGCTTGGGTTTAGCAATGAATTTACCATCGGTTTTGATGCCCTTGTACATTCACTGGAGCTGTATGTAGTTGGCGGGCAGAATACCGACGGCGAACCCATTGAAGTTAAAGGGCAAGGCACACTTCGTATCGCTGCTTATTCTGATAATAACGGAGCACCCGGCCAAGCCTTAGCTGCCGATTCCATAGATTTTTCTCAAATTGGAACCGGGTGGCAGACTTTTAATGTCACCGACTGGGATCTGGTTTTGGAGCAGGGAGATGTAATCCATATTGTATATGAGTTAATTGTCCCTACAGTAGATAGTGACGTCAATTCTATCCCTCTCCGGCTTGATGACGGCAGGGGTGTACAAAACGTAACAAATATTATCACGCAAAAAGGTCCGCTACAGTTTAACCGAATTTTTGAGTATGAAGAAGACACAAATGGAGATGGTCAACCTGACCAGACTGTGGGCCAGCATGGCGTTTGGAATAATTTAGTGCTTGCAGAAGCTATCGTTACGAATACTGAAACTGAAAATTCGCAGCCCGATAAATTTAGGTTAAGTCAAAATTACCCCAATCCTTTTAACCCAACCACCAACATCAACTTTAGTCTGCCCAAAACTACGGATGTGCAACTGACTGTTTACAGTATGCTGGGACGAAAGGTGGCAACCTTGGTCAATTCAACGCTACCGGCCGGAGATCATTCCATAAGCTGGGATGCTCAGGACTTGGCCTCCGGATTGTATATTTATACCATCCAGGCCGGTGACTTCTCCCAAACCAAGAAAATGGTCTTCATGAAATAA
- the gatB gene encoding Asp-tRNA(Asn)/Glu-tRNA(Gln) amidotransferase subunit GatB — MSTIAHEKYEAVIGLEVHAQLLTQSKAFAPVTTEYGGAPNTQVTPLCLGHPGTLPVVNENLVRYIIKMGLATKCDVAEKSIFARKNYFYPDLPKGYQISQYDTPICFDGFVDISLEEYDKRIGLTRIHMEEDAGKSIHDQDPYNTLVDLNRAGTPLIEIVSEPDLRTPQEAYAYLSKIKQIVQYLEICDGNMEEGSLRCDANVSVRPRGREKFGTRTELKNMNSFRNVERAIEYEIYRQIELIEDGGEVVQQTRLWDTAKMQTRPMRSKEEAHDYRYFPEPDLPPIIVTDEMLDEIREELPELADVRRKRFMEDFGMSEDDAVTITDSRYLADYYEEVVEHLGNPKAASNIVLSEVLRVLNEQSIDIREFSISAKRVSDLVKLKEDDKINSSAMQQIFNAMLDEDKEPEALAKEMNLIQVSDSGFLEPIVDEIIDNNPDEVARYKDGKKQLIGFFVGQAMKASRGKANPKLVKDLISKKLDD; from the coding sequence ATGAGCACTATTGCCCACGAGAAGTACGAGGCGGTGATTGGCCTCGAAGTTCACGCCCAATTGTTAACGCAAAGTAAGGCTTTTGCCCCGGTTACTACCGAATATGGCGGAGCTCCTAACACTCAGGTTACCCCGCTTTGCCTGGGGCACCCGGGAACGCTGCCGGTGGTGAATGAAAACCTGGTTCGTTATATCATTAAAATGGGGCTGGCCACCAAGTGTGATGTGGCTGAAAAATCTATTTTTGCCCGAAAGAATTATTTCTATCCCGATCTTCCCAAAGGCTACCAGATTTCCCAATACGATACGCCCATTTGTTTTGACGGCTTTGTGGATATCAGCCTGGAAGAATATGACAAGCGAATCGGGCTCACCCGTATTCACATGGAGGAAGACGCCGGAAAGTCGATTCACGATCAGGATCCCTACAACACACTGGTCGATTTAAACCGGGCCGGAACGCCGCTTATTGAAATTGTATCGGAACCGGATCTCCGAACTCCGCAGGAGGCCTACGCTTACCTTTCCAAGATTAAGCAGATTGTGCAGTACCTGGAAATCTGTGATGGTAATATGGAAGAGGGAAGTTTGCGCTGTGATGCGAACGTGTCTGTTCGTCCACGCGGCCGGGAGAAATTCGGAACCCGAACCGAGCTTAAGAACATGAACTCGTTCCGGAATGTGGAGCGGGCTATAGAGTATGAAATTTATCGTCAGATTGAACTGATTGAAGATGGGGGCGAGGTTGTGCAGCAAACCCGCTTGTGGGATACCGCAAAAATGCAGACCCGCCCAATGCGCTCTAAGGAAGAGGCTCACGATTACCGCTATTTCCCTGAGCCGGATCTTCCTCCGATTATCGTTACCGATGAAATGCTGGATGAGATCCGTGAAGAATTGCCCGAGCTTGCTGATGTACGCCGCAAGCGATTTATGGAAGACTTCGGGATGAGCGAAGATGATGCAGTAACCATTACCGACAGCCGGTACCTTGCCGATTATTACGAGGAAGTGGTGGAGCATCTCGGAAATCCAAAAGCAGCTTCCAATATTGTATTGAGTGAAGTACTTCGGGTACTGAATGAGCAAAGCATCGACATTCGCGAGTTTTCCATTTCAGCAAAACGGGTTTCGGACCTGGTGAAGCTGAAAGAAGACGACAAGATTAATTCTTCAGCTATGCAGCAGATTTTTAATGCTATGTTGGATGAAGATAAAGAGCCGGAAGCGTTGGCTAAAGAAATGAACCTGATTCAGGTTTCCGATTCCGGTTTCCTCGAACCCATTGTGGACGAAATAATAGACAACAATCCCGATGAGGTTGCACGTTATAAGGATGGTAAAAAACAGTTGATTGGTTTCTTTGTAGGACAGGCAATGAAAGCGTCCAGAGGGAAAGCTAATCCAAAGTTGGTTAAAGATTTAATTTCAAAAAAATTAGACGACTGA